In Campylobacteraceae bacterium, a single genomic region encodes these proteins:
- the coaD gene encoding pantetheine-phosphate adenylyltransferase, with product MMYSNFKEVASYKKAIYSGTFDPITNGHMDIIKRAAKIFDEVVISVAKSERKNPMFSHEERVKFAKVATKDLEGVRVIGFDTLLVDLAVKLEIGIIIRGLRAVSDFEFELQMGYANSSINKDLETLYLMPTLENAFVSSTIVRELIRFKGKFCHLVPKEVKECM from the coding sequence ATGATGTACAGTAACTTTAAAGAAGTAGCCTCATATAAAAAAGCGATTTACAGTGGTACTTTTGATCCTATTACAAATGGACATATGGATATTATAAAAAGAGCTGCAAAAATATTTGATGAAGTAGTAATCTCTGTAGCAAAAAGTGAAAGAAAAAATCCAATGTTCTCTCATGAAGAAAGAGTTAAATTTGCAAAAGTAGCTACCAAAGATCTTGAAGGCGTAAGAGTTATTGGTTTTGATACTCTCTTGGTGGATTTAGCAGTAAAACTTGAAATTGGTATTATTATTAGAGGTTTACGTGCTGTTTCAGATTTTGAATTTGAATTACAAATGGGATATGCGAACTCCTCAATTAATAAAGACTTAGAAACACTTTATTTAATGCCAACGCTTGAAAATGCTTTTGTATCTTCTACCATTGTTAGAGAATTGATTCGTTTTAAAGGAAAGTTTTGTCATTTAGTTCCCAAAGAGGTAAAAGAATGTATGTAG
- a CDS encoding dTMP kinase: MYVVIEGIDTAGKSTQLDLLNKNHPEAIFTKEPGGTKLGLTLRELALSGKARSPIAEMFLFLADRAEHIEVVIKKNLDKTIISDRSVISGIAYAAQLPLQEVIDLNLLATSNIMPSHVVLLELSKEELISRLSKKKNDAIELRGIDYLLNIQNRMKETVKILKLNHIFIDAKLSIKEIELKIEEFINE; encoded by the coding sequence ATGTATGTAGTTATTGAAGGTATTGACACTGCTGGTAAATCTACACAATTAGATCTTTTAAATAAAAATCACCCTGAAGCTATTTTTACTAAAGAACCAGGAGGAACAAAACTTGGATTAACGCTTAGAGAATTAGCTTTAAGTGGAAAAGCACGTTCGCCTATTGCAGAAATGTTTTTGTTTTTAGCTGATCGGGCTGAACATATTGAAGTAGTGATTAAAAAGAATTTAGACAAGACTATTATTTCTGATAGGTCTGTTATTTCAGGTATTGCATATGCAGCACAACTGCCTTTACAAGAAGTAATTGATTTAAATTTACTTGCTACTTCAAATATCATGCCAAGCCATGTTGTTTTATTAGAATTAAGCAAAGAAGAGCTGATTAGCAGATTAAGCAAGAAAAAAAACGATGCCATTGAATTAAGAGGTATTGATTATTTATTAAATATTCAAAATAGAATGAAAGAAACAGTCAAAATATTAAAATTAAATCATATTTTTATAGATGCAAAATTAAGTATTAAAGAAATTGAGTTAAAAATAGAGGAATTTATAAATGAATAA
- a CDS encoding histidine--tRNA ligase, whose amino-acid sequence MNKEKIIQSLRGMKDIVKEESVDFTYFSKHAARIAENYGFSYIETPILEETALFKRSVGESSDIVNKEMYQFTDKGENDVCLRPEGTAGVVRSFVQNKCDRAGGTYRWFYNGPMFRYERPQKGRLRQFHQFGCEVFGISSVYEDANIIMLIKDILDFFGIGFTLHLNSLGDENCMPQYKEQLINHFSPFKEELCEDCKKRMFINPMRVLDCKNEKCQELIVDAPKITYNLCEKCDSDFNKVKEILDFNKISYLIDTNLVRGLDYYSQTAFEFKSDEIGAQSTIAAGGRYDKLVEYLGGRATPGIGFAMGIERLLELIKKDEKKEELLYLGAMSEEAQNILTKIASKKRKTHKTHLEYASKNFNKHFKLAQKQGATIIALMGEDEIKNNTIYVKDMKQGTEKSIPLEEF is encoded by the coding sequence ATGAATAAAGAAAAAATTATCCAAAGTCTTAGAGGAATGAAAGATATAGTAAAAGAAGAAAGTGTTGATTTTACTTATTTTTCAAAACATGCAGCTAGAATTGCAGAAAACTATGGATTTTCTTATATTGAAACCCCAATTTTAGAAGAAACTGCTTTATTTAAACGTTCTGTTGGTGAGAGTTCTGATATTGTAAATAAAGAAATGTATCAATTTACTGATAAAGGTGAAAACGATGTTTGTTTAAGACCAGAAGGAACAGCTGGAGTAGTACGTTCTTTTGTACAAAACAAATGTGACCGAGCTGGGGGAACATACAGATGGTTTTATAATGGACCTATGTTTAGATACGAAAGACCACAAAAAGGAAGATTAAGACAGTTTCACCAATTTGGTTGTGAAGTATTTGGAATAAGCAGTGTTTATGAAGATGCAAATATCATCATGCTAATAAAAGATATTTTAGACTTTTTTGGAATTGGTTTTACTTTACACTTAAACTCTTTAGGGGATGAAAACTGTATGCCTCAATATAAAGAACAATTAATTAATCATTTCTCACCTTTTAAAGAAGAATTATGTGAAGACTGTAAAAAAAGAATGTTTATAAATCCAATGAGAGTATTGGATTGTAAAAATGAAAAATGTCAAGAACTCATCGTAGATGCACCAAAGATTACGTATAATTTATGCGAAAAATGTGACAGTGATTTTAATAAAGTAAAAGAAATTCTTGATTTTAATAAAATTTCTTATCTAATTGATACTAATTTAGTAAGAGGTTTAGATTATTATTCCCAAACAGCTTTTGAATTCAAGTCGGATGAAATAGGAGCTCAAAGCACTATTGCAGCAGGTGGGCGATACGATAAACTTGTAGAATACTTAGGAGGAAGAGCAACGCCTGGAATTGGTTTTGCTATGGGAATTGAGCGCTTGTTAGAATTAATTAAAAAAGATGAAAAAAAAGAAGAGCTACTATATTTAGGAGCTATGAGTGAAGAAGCACAAAATATTCTTACAAAAATTGCTTCTAAAAAAAGAAAAACACACAAAACACACTTAGAATACGCAAGTAAGAACTTTAACAAACATTTTAAATTAGCACAAAAACAAGGTGCTACAATTATTGCTTTAATGGGTGAAGATGAAATAAAAAACAATACTATTTATGTAAAAGACATGAAACAAGGTACTGAAAAAAGTATTCCTTTAGAGGAATTTTAA
- the speA gene encoding biosynthetic arginine decarboxylase, whose amino-acid sequence MNNYGIDIWGDDNFIIQKDKLCINYKNKPSLYSLVKEIRKQDFKGPLLFRFPHLIEKQINTLFSLFDNAIKEYDYKGSFNAVFPLKVNQLPNFLHPLLEAGENYAYGLEAGSKAELILAMTYNNTGAPITINGFKDKEMIHIAFLAKKMGHDVTITIEGINELKTILEVKKESKLELPNIGLRLRLFNAGGGAWAKSGGIDSKFGLSSTEILDAFDILKKHNIIDALSMIHFHIGSALNSIQPLKKALKESGHIYAALKKLGAKNLKAINIGGGLNVEYSAYKRTTQYNLQEFANDVVFTLKNIAKQKGVEEPNIFTESGRFIAASSCVLITPVLELFSAEYDKKNLRLKEKNPPLIEELLELYEDMNEKTALEFMHDSIDHLESLLKLFDLGYIDLEDRSNAEVLTQIIIKKAISFLEINDYDELKRIDSKIQEKYLLNFSIFQSLPDFWGIDQEFPIMPLTHLDKKPTRSASLWDITCDSDGEIPFNADKALYLHNVDLSKEEYFLAFFNVGAYQDILGMRHNLFSHPTEINVVFKDGEVKCEKILESQKIIDILEDIDYDTIKIKNILKNKLDDTHYSILQKYLNENSYLKTTGS is encoded by the coding sequence TTGAATAACTATGGAATAGATATATGGGGCGATGATAATTTTATTATACAAAAAGATAAACTGTGTATTAATTATAAAAACAAACCTTCTTTATACTCCCTTGTTAAAGAAATACGAAAACAAGACTTTAAAGGCCCTTTATTATTTCGTTTTCCACATTTAATTGAAAAACAAATTAATACACTCTTTTCATTATTTGATAATGCCATTAAAGAATACGACTATAAAGGCAGCTTTAATGCTGTTTTTCCTTTAAAAGTAAATCAACTTCCCAATTTTTTACATCCTTTACTAGAAGCAGGGGAAAATTATGCTTATGGTTTAGAAGCAGGAAGTAAAGCGGAACTTATTTTAGCCATGACCTATAATAATACAGGTGCTCCTATTACAATCAATGGTTTTAAAGACAAAGAAATGATTCATATTGCATTTCTTGCAAAAAAAATGGGGCATGATGTTACTATTACTATTGAAGGCATAAATGAATTAAAAACTATTTTAGAAGTAAAAAAAGAATCTAAACTTGAACTTCCTAATATTGGTTTACGCTTAAGACTTTTTAATGCAGGTGGTGGGGCTTGGGCAAAATCAGGAGGTATTGATTCTAAATTTGGCTTAAGTTCAACAGAAATTCTGGACGCGTTTGATATCTTAAAAAAACACAATATAATTGATGCTTTATCTATGATTCATTTTCATATTGGTTCTGCTTTAAACTCCATTCAACCTCTAAAAAAAGCCTTAAAAGAATCAGGTCATATTTATGCAGCTCTTAAAAAACTTGGTGCTAAAAACTTAAAAGCCATTAATATTGGAGGGGGTTTAAATGTTGAATATTCTGCTTATAAAAGAACCACTCAATATAATTTACAAGAATTTGCCAATGATGTTGTATTTACACTCAAAAATATTGCCAAACAAAAAGGCGTAGAAGAACCTAATATTTTTACAGAATCAGGACGTTTTATTGCGGCTTCATCTTGTGTTTTAATTACCCCAGTACTAGAACTCTTTTCAGCAGAATATGATAAAAAGAATTTACGCTTAAAAGAAAAAAATCCACCCTTAATTGAAGAACTTCTAGAACTTTATGAAGATATGAATGAAAAAACAGCTTTAGAGTTTATGCATGACAGTATTGATCATTTAGAATCTTTGCTAAAACTCTTTGATTTAGGATATATTGATTTAGAAGACAGATCAAATGCAGAAGTTTTAACACAAATTATTATCAAAAAAGCCATTTCTTTTTTAGAAATAAATGATTACGATGAATTAAAACGCATTGACAGTAAAATACAAGAAAAATATTTATTAAATTTTTCAATCTTTCAATCTTTGCCTGATTTTTGGGGAATAGATCAAGAATTTCCAATTATGCCACTAACGCATTTAGATAAAAAACCTACACGTTCCGCTTCTTTATGGGATATTACTTGTGATTCTGATGGAGAAATTCCTTTTAACGCAGATAAAGCTTTGTATTTGCATAATGTTGATCTTTCAAAAGAAGAGTATTTTTTGGCTTTTTTTAATGTAGGTGCCTACCAAGACATTTTAGGAATGCGTCATAACTTATTTTCTCATCCAACAGAGATTAATGTTGTTTTTAAAGATGGCGAGGTAAAATGTGAAAAAATTCTGGAATCACAAAAAATTATTGATATCTTAGAAGATATAGATTATGATACAATTAAGATAAAAAATATTTTAAAAAACAAACTCGATGATACTCATTATAGTATTTTACAAAAATATTTGAATGAAAATTCATATTTAAAAACAACGGGAAGTTAA